A window of the Alnus glutinosa chromosome 4, dhAlnGlut1.1, whole genome shotgun sequence genome harbors these coding sequences:
- the LOC133866402 gene encoding leucine-rich repeat extensin-like protein 1: MGEGHCSSLASVRKWFPWLLRIGIMGLVMLADMTSEDQIGPPSSGDLCISDCATCPVICAPPPPLLKSFPPPSPSVHHSHSSPPPPPLLKSYPPPTATPPEAPYSSWGSPPPPFKYYNNMPPSGLVPPSGLVPPSGPVPPTGGPHDYPYPYYYFYSSHASSLSLDASLVFMSLFVFHFVFSCW; encoded by the coding sequence ATGGGTGAGGGTCATTGCAGCAGcctagcttctgtgagaaaatggTTTCCATGGCTCTTGAGGATAGGGATCATGGGGCTGGTCATGTTGGCCGATATGACATCTGAGGATCAAATCGGGCCTCCTTCATCCGGTGACCTATGTATCAGTGATTGTGCCACATGTCCTGTCATATGTGCACCGCCACCTCCGCTTCTAAAGTCATTTCCACCGCCATCACCCTCGGTGCACCATTCACACTCATCGCCGCCGCCACCGCCCCTACTAAAGTCATATCCGCCGCCAACAGCGACTCCGCCAGAGGCTCCATATTCTTCATGGGGATCTCCTCCGCCTCCTTTTAAGTACTACAACAATATGCCTCCTTCAGGTCTGGTGCCACCTTCAGGTCTGGTGCCACCTTCAGGTCCGGTGCCACCTACAGGAGGACCCCACGATTATCCCTATCCTTACTACTACTTTTATTCCTCCCACGCTTCTTCACTTTCCCTTGATGCTTCCCTTGTCTTTATGTCATTATTTGTCTTCcattttgtgttttcttgttggTGA